A section of the Methanoculleus horonobensis genome encodes:
- a CDS encoding tRNA (cytidine(56)-2'-O)-methyltransferase, translated as MPEVAVLRIGHRPERDQRVTTHVGLAARALGARGMYLAADDPGVALSITDVADRWGGDFFIENDVKWRRCIQDWKAAGGKVAHLTMYGLRMTDVIDDIRTEERVLVVVGAEKVPGDIYGLADYNVSVTTQPHSEISSLALFLDHLFEGKELNREYPDAKIRIEPTKVGKKTVER; from the coding sequence ATGCCCGAAGTAGCCGTGCTCCGGATAGGCCACCGGCCCGAACGCGACCAGAGGGTGACGACCCACGTCGGGCTCGCGGCGCGGGCGCTCGGTGCCCGGGGGATGTACCTCGCCGCAGACGATCCCGGTGTCGCTCTGAGCATAACGGACGTGGCAGACCGGTGGGGAGGAGACTTCTTCATCGAGAACGACGTCAAGTGGCGGCGGTGTATCCAGGACTGGAAGGCCGCCGGCGGCAAGGTCGCCCACCTCACGATGTACGGGCTCCGGATGACCGACGTCATCGACGATATCCGCACAGAGGAGCGGGTGCTCGTCGTGGTGGGGGCGGAGAAGGTGCCGGGCGACATCTACGGGCTCGCCGACTACAACGTCTCGGTGACCACCCAGCCCCACTCGGAGATATCGAGTCTCGCCCTCTTCCTCGACCACCTCTTCGAGGGAAAGGAACTCAACCGGGAGTACCCGGACGCGAAGATCCGGATCGAGCCGACCAAGGTCGGAAAGAAGACGGTGGAGCGGTGA
- a CDS encoding ATP-grasp domain-containing protein, producing MRGRVLVAGFATRHVAQSARRAGYTVYAVDHFCDQDLGWYTEDCISFDELDELPEKIAEFAIRHPVDALVVASGAETVGTAIPLCGTPPAKVERFLDKLEIQRFFEGLDVPVPPLAEGDRYPAMVKPRRGAGGWRNAVVRAEEELRRWEEAWPDVPYIAQALVDGIPSSVSCVADGRRARAIAVNRQILRGGGESAHGFAGSLTPFSHPLAGEMIAAAERIAAASGCVGSVGIDFVAGEKPWAIEINPRFQATLDTVEMATQKSVFAMHMNACRGVIPAAVPAPRQVAIRRILFADRDMRLDADLSNLAPRVADIPWPGTEFEEGHAVASVYGCGATEEEAYADLERNTAAVRRLIG from the coding sequence GTGAGGGGCCGGGTTCTGGTTGCAGGGTTCGCCACGCGGCACGTGGCGCAGTCGGCCCGCCGGGCCGGCTACACGGTCTACGCCGTCGACCACTTCTGCGACCAGGATCTCGGCTGGTACACGGAGGACTGCATCTCGTTCGACGAACTCGACGAACTCCCGGAGAAGATCGCCGAATTCGCCATCCGCCACCCGGTCGACGCGCTGGTCGTCGCTTCTGGTGCCGAGACCGTCGGGACGGCGATCCCGCTCTGCGGCACGCCGCCCGCGAAGGTGGAGCGGTTCCTCGACAAACTTGAGATCCAGCGGTTCTTCGAGGGGCTGGACGTGCCGGTTCCGCCGCTTGCGGAAGGCGACCGCTACCCGGCGATGGTCAAGCCGCGCCGGGGAGCGGGAGGATGGAGGAACGCGGTCGTGAGAGCGGAGGAAGAACTCCGCCGGTGGGAGGAGGCCTGGCCGGACGTGCCCTATATCGCGCAGGCCCTCGTCGACGGGATTCCGTCGAGCGTCTCCTGCGTCGCGGACGGCCGACGTGCGCGGGCGATCGCGGTCAACCGCCAGATCCTCCGGGGCGGGGGGGAATCCGCGCACGGGTTTGCCGGGTCGCTCACCCCGTTCTCCCATCCCCTTGCCGGGGAGATGATCGCGGCGGCGGAGCGGATTGCCGCTGCAAGCGGGTGCGTGGGATCGGTCGGGATCGATTTTGTCGCGGGAGAGAAGCCCTGGGCGATCGAGATCAACCCCCGGTTCCAGGCCACCCTGGACACCGTCGAGATGGCGACCCAGAAGAGCGTCTTTGCCATGCATATGAACGCCTGCCGCGGGGTGATCCCGGCAGCGGTGCCCGCGCCGCGGCAGGTCGCGATCAGGCGGATCCTCTTTGCCGACCGGGACATGCGGCTTGACGCCGACCTCTCGAACCTTGCGCCCCGCGTCGCCGATATCCCCTGGCCCGGAACCGAGTTCGAGGAGGGGCACGCCGTCGCGAGCGTCTACGGCTGCGGCGCAACAGAAGAGGAGGCGTATGCCGACCTCGAGAGGAACACCGCGGCCGTCCGAAGGCTGATCGGGTGA
- a CDS encoding transcription factor codes for MVSVTELLNDPAINAYVLRMIGEEGIELLRRFPEGGEHSDEELAEMTGVNLNTVRHTLYTLYERRLAEYRRLKNTETGWLTYLWHLRLDRVHDVLEEQVRDVLEHLDTRLAYEEKNDFYMCKNCSVVYTFTDAANWNFECPNCEEMLEHFDNELIAVALRKRIDRIKESLGSA; via the coding sequence ATGGTATCCGTCACTGAACTGTTGAACGATCCGGCGATCAACGCCTATGTCCTGCGCATGATCGGGGAAGAGGGAATCGAACTTCTCAGACGGTTCCCCGAAGGAGGAGAGCACAGTGACGAGGAACTTGCCGAGATGACCGGGGTCAACCTCAACACCGTCCGTCACACCCTTTATACGCTCTATGAGAGGCGCCTCGCCGAGTACCGGCGGCTGAAGAACACCGAGACCGGCTGGCTCACCTACCTCTGGCACCTCCGCCTCGACCGCGTCCACGACGTGCTCGAAGAGCAGGTCCGGGACGTGCTCGAACACCTCGACACCCGGCTCGCCTACGAGGAGAAGAACGACTTTTACATGTGCAAGAACTGCAGCGTCGTCTACACCTTCACGGATGCGGCGAACTGGAACTTCGAGTGTCCGAACTGCGAGGAGATGCTCGAACATTTCGACAACGAGCTCATCGCCGTCGCTCTCAGGAAGAGAATCGACAGGATCAAGGAGAGCCTCGGGAGTGCGTGA
- a CDS encoding HD domain-containing protein, with the protein MREEDCIGLLRRAGCSDGVIAHCRAVRDLALAYASDPLVNRDLVETGALLHDIGRGVTHDLCHAEAGGEICRSFGLDEAVAAIVERHIGAGLTADESSLLGLAPRDCMPRTLEEKIVAHADNLVKGTRAIVLEERLQHAIDLPRRQRKRIRRLAQEMELFR; encoded by the coding sequence GTGCGTGAAGAGGACTGCATCGGTCTTCTCAGGCGGGCGGGGTGTTCCGACGGGGTCATCGCACACTGCCGGGCGGTGCGCGACCTTGCGCTCGCCTACGCGTCCGATCCCCTCGTAAACCGCGACCTGGTCGAGACCGGCGCCCTCCTCCACGATATCGGCCGGGGGGTGACGCACGACCTCTGCCACGCCGAAGCAGGCGGCGAGATATGCCGGTCGTTCGGTCTTGACGAAGCGGTCGCCGCCATCGTCGAGCGGCACATCGGGGCCGGGCTGACGGCCGACGAGTCTTCGCTGCTGGGTCTTGCCCCGCGCGACTGCATGCCCCGGACGCTCGAGGAGAAGATCGTCGCCCACGCGGACAACCTGGTGAAGGGAACCCGCGCCATCGTGCTCGAAGAGCGGCTGCAGCACGCAATCGACCTCCCGCGCAGGCAGAGGAAGCGGATTCGCCGGCTTGCGCAGGAGATGGAACTCTTCAGATGA
- a CDS encoding regulator of amino acid metabolism, contains ACT domain protein encodes MWADISREFADSPSQGRVVRFLLENGFGINEEGRIVCNGIEIPATHIGRAIETDRRVVDATARRILENPELREVFLRMRAAPDLTRVAEALGLSVITLYPKDAQQKGIVGAAVEVLVEHNLSIRQIFVTDPYLAEEPKLVMIVDEPRIPASVYEEMRALPQVNRLVI; translated from the coding sequence ATGTGGGCTGACATCTCACGGGAGTTTGCCGATTCGCCGTCCCAGGGCAGGGTAGTCCGGTTCCTGTTGGAGAACGGGTTCGGCATCAACGAAGAGGGGCGCATCGTCTGCAACGGGATCGAGATCCCCGCGACGCACATCGGCAGGGCGATCGAGACCGACCGGAGAGTCGTCGACGCCACCGCCCGCCGCATCCTCGAGAACCCCGAACTGCGCGAGGTCTTCCTCCGGATGCGCGCCGCCCCCGACCTCACCCGGGTCGCCGAGGCTCTCGGCCTCTCGGTCATCACGCTCTACCCGAAGGACGCGCAGCAGAAAGGGATCGTCGGCGCGGCGGTGGAAGTCCTCGTCGAGCACAACCTCTCCATCCGCCAGATCTTCGTCACCGACCCTTACCTCGCGGAGGAGCCGAAACTCGTGATGATCGTCGACGAACCGCGGATCCCGGCATCGGTCTACGAAGAGATGCGGGCGCTCCCGCAGGTAAACCGGCTGGTCATCTGA
- a CDS encoding YkgJ family cysteine cluster protein, with protein MACRCCQCGSCCSNMRNVHMVIEERGDYTFVVRNAYTGDVKEVRVDPDKIALFEDTSSIAELPDACPFLRFETPGDSPAPSHGNVAFDGKKGKAWCTVHLTRPEICRDYCCWRLLILDSEGRRAGRVMYQTTFLPDTDELRRLWEQVQPTLNGLTGTEWDDAVIDILTAAGYRVRR; from the coding sequence ATGGCGTGTAGGTGCTGCCAGTGCGGCAGCTGCTGCAGCAATATGAGAAACGTCCACATGGTCATCGAAGAGCGCGGCGACTACACCTTCGTCGTGCGTAACGCCTACACCGGGGACGTGAAGGAGGTGCGGGTCGACCCGGACAAGATCGCGCTCTTCGAGGATACGAGCAGCATCGCGGAACTGCCGGACGCATGCCCCTTCCTGAGGTTCGAAACTCCCGGCGATTCTCCTGCTCCGTCCCACGGGAACGTCGCATTCGACGGGAAGAAGGGAAAGGCATGGTGCACCGTCCACCTGACACGCCCCGAGATCTGCCGCGATTACTGCTGCTGGCGTCTCCTCATCCTCGATTCGGAGGGCCGAAGGGCCGGGCGCGTGATGTACCAGACAACGTTCCTCCCGGACACCGATGAACTCCGCCGGCTCTGGGAACAGGTGCAACCGACGCTGAACGGGCTCACCGGCACCGAATGGGACGATGCCGTCATCGATATTCTCACGGCAGCCGGATACCGCGTCCGCCGGTAA
- a CDS encoding HEAT repeat domain-containing protein, with translation MSPSADGSVPGLDDGREPFPTSYALICVIFGIVCLFLLQPGMDVPGIPAVEPVCPIVSLAGLFGPNGSSFIRRWMKRGAEENGSEDDPESPVAGESVETPPTGHGPADDGTNILERLERIPDALQRFNELVSPDGTVTAPSPVDRPGDLASLPPENPEAEALPAFSFPEDPEDPKEPKEPKDPEDPKEPKDPKEPEEPEEPEDLKDPKEPKDPEDPKKPEEPDDPDDGMSGVQDGLPAPHPDSLSDDELMQMLGFGDGDLDPSSGFADLDLSDEEPAAVTASLPARETVEGDDERPIESLIDDLGSDDADVRGRAVDAITERGADAVDPLVRALALADDGRRWCIAEALALIGEGSIPPLIAALGDVTAQIGAAATLVRIGSPAVPPLIAALADGDGEVQFGARYALREIGDEAAPFLIEALGASERSIRRSSSSVLRELGWKAPDDAGAIRYLIADEAWLDVADYGETAVEPLIHILRSPDRGVWWNAARTLGEIGGAAVGPLVELLHEAGDEIRPLAAMALTEIGSPAVEPLIGLLAVPSLRRTAAAALAKIGEPATEGCIRALDSTDEETVEALCEVLGAHGEPAVPALIQSLTSGQSRIRSRVAGILGRMNWEPWSDAERAWFLIAREEWTELALMGSPAVDPLIRVINGDDDRIRCEAAATLGEIGDPGAVGPLVAALADEAVAPAAADALVAIGEPAVAPVLEVLEDGTGASRENAVEVLGRLGTPEAVPAIVELVRTGRDRLHRKAVDALVGIGAPAVDALIPLLGEEGDGQAGAAAALTGIGAPALEPLAGALGHENSSIRMGAARVLEQFGWVPEGGTKEEIVHLIALQRWPEVVGLGAPAVDLLVPRLGDLDPAVQAGAMEALAGIGAPAVPSLLLLLGRKALRDPAVETLVAIGDAAVEPLIRALEKTRLRKTAAGALVRIGGSAAGALVPVLGHPEIGQTAAGILEAMGEDAFDALVEALGSDDALIRQRAGDVLVGLGEAVAAPLIGALGNPGDAVRLGAIDVLTRLGSPVTDLLTQALNDGRYLVRLGAAEVLGRAGWEPRTESETVCYLIAKEQWASVAGIGPGAVEPLIRTLNDPDSAIQVGAARALGMIGAPAVARLIDELRTEQDGTQRKAVEALKMIGEPAVIPLIDALQDRDWQIRLGAARALVGIGDPAVEPLVRALCVAPPAIRMGAAATLGKIGNPAAIEPLIDALLHDDQRLERVVVRALGLMGEPAVRPLLRLLRDGNEASRKGAVAALVLIGEPAARLLPGALADEHFRVRAGVADALDRLGWSPPEEETIVYLIAKERWGDLARAGTAAVELLVRVLDDRDDSIRRRAAMILGEIGDPRAVPGLMNLLHDDYYSVRREAAAALITIGAPAVDPVVSALGDPDGDVRKRAADVLSEIGDARAIAPLERIFDDEDWYARKAAENAVERIRARAGDETGDL, from the coding sequence TTGTCGCCATCTGCGGATGGGAGTGTTCCCGGACTCGATGACGGCCGTGAACCTTTTCCGACGTCGTATGCCCTGATCTGCGTGATCTTCGGTATCGTATGCCTTTTCCTTCTCCAGCCCGGTATGGACGTTCCGGGTATACCGGCGGTCGAGCCCGTATGCCCCATCGTGAGCCTGGCCGGGCTTTTCGGGCCGAACGGCTCTTCATTTATCCGGCGCTGGATGAAGAGGGGTGCCGAAGAGAACGGTAGTGAGGACGATCCCGAATCCCCGGTTGCCGGTGAGTCCGTCGAGACACCTCCGACCGGGCATGGCCCGGCCGACGATGGTACGAACATCCTTGAAAGGCTTGAGAGGATCCCCGATGCCCTCCAGCGATTCAATGAACTCGTTTCGCCGGACGGAACGGTTACCGCCCCTTCCCCCGTGGACCGCCCCGGGGATCTCGCTTCCCTCCCTCCGGAGAACCCCGAGGCCGAAGCCCTCCCCGCCTTTTCGTTTCCGGAGGATCCGGAGGATCCGAAGGAACCGAAGGAACCGAAGGATCCGGAGGATCCGAAGGAACCGAAGGATCCGAAGGAACCAGAGGAACCGGAGGAACCGGAGGATCTGAAGGATCCGAAGGAACCGAAGGATCCAGAGGATCCGAAGAAACCGGAAGAACCGGATGATCCGGATGACGGTATGTCCGGCGTTCAGGACGGCCTGCCTGCCCCGCACCCCGACTCCCTCAGCGACGATGAACTCATGCAGATGCTCGGGTTCGGCGACGGAGATCTCGACCCCTCTTCCGGGTTTGCCGATCTCGATCTCTCAGACGAAGAGCCGGCGGCCGTGACCGCCTCTCTCCCTGCCCGTGAGACTGTGGAGGGGGACGATGAACGCCCGATAGAGTCGCTCATCGATGACCTCGGGAGTGACGATGCCGACGTTCGCGGGCGAGCCGTCGATGCCATCACAGAGCGGGGAGCCGATGCCGTGGATCCCCTGGTCCGGGCGCTTGCTCTTGCGGACGACGGGCGGCGATGGTGCATCGCCGAAGCCCTCGCCCTGATCGGCGAGGGTTCGATCCCTCCGCTGATTGCTGCGCTCGGGGACGTTACGGCGCAGATCGGGGCGGCAGCCACGCTCGTCCGCATCGGGAGTCCCGCCGTGCCGCCTCTCATTGCAGCACTTGCCGACGGCGACGGCGAGGTTCAGTTCGGTGCCCGCTACGCGCTCCGGGAGATCGGCGACGAAGCCGCCCCCTTCCTGATCGAGGCCCTCGGTGCGTCTGAACGGAGCATCCGGAGGTCGTCATCCTCCGTCCTCCGGGAACTTGGATGGAAGGCCCCCGATGATGCCGGTGCGATACGTTACCTGATCGCCGACGAGGCGTGGCTCGATGTCGCGGACTATGGTGAAACCGCGGTCGAACCTCTCATTCACATCCTGAGGTCTCCCGACAGGGGGGTGTGGTGGAACGCCGCCCGGACTCTCGGGGAGATCGGCGGGGCCGCGGTCGGTCCCCTGGTCGAACTTCTGCACGAAGCAGGTGACGAGATCCGTCCCCTGGCGGCCATGGCGCTCACGGAGATCGGTTCTCCGGCGGTCGAGCCGCTCATCGGGCTGCTCGCCGTCCCCTCCCTCCGCAGAACGGCGGCGGCGGCTCTGGCGAAGATCGGCGAACCGGCGACCGAGGGGTGCATCCGCGCCCTGGACTCCACGGACGAGGAGACGGTGGAGGCGCTTTGTGAAGTTCTCGGTGCCCACGGCGAGCCGGCGGTACCGGCCCTGATCCAGTCACTGACGTCCGGGCAGTCCCGTATCCGATCCCGGGTCGCCGGGATTCTCGGCAGGATGAACTGGGAACCCTGGAGCGATGCCGAACGGGCCTGGTTCCTGATTGCCCGGGAGGAATGGACGGAACTTGCTCTGATGGGCTCGCCGGCCGTCGATCCGCTGATCCGGGTAATCAACGGCGACGACGACCGTATCCGCTGTGAGGCTGCGGCGACGCTCGGCGAGATAGGCGATCCGGGGGCGGTAGGGCCGCTCGTGGCTGCCCTCGCCGATGAGGCCGTCGCCCCGGCGGCGGCGGATGCGCTCGTAGCCATCGGGGAACCGGCCGTGGCGCCCGTCCTTGAGGTGCTTGAAGATGGAACCGGGGCCTCCCGGGAGAACGCCGTCGAGGTTCTTGGCCGACTCGGGACGCCTGAGGCGGTTCCGGCCATCGTCGAACTCGTCAGAACCGGCAGGGATCGCCTTCACCGGAAGGCCGTCGATGCCCTGGTAGGGATCGGTGCGCCTGCGGTAGACGCCCTCATCCCTCTCCTCGGCGAGGAGGGCGACGGGCAGGCGGGGGCGGCAGCGGCGCTCACCGGGATCGGCGCTCCGGCACTCGAGCCACTTGCCGGCGCGCTCGGCCACGAGAACTCATCGATCCGCATGGGAGCCGCAAGAGTCCTCGAACAGTTCGGGTGGGTTCCCGAAGGGGGGACGAAGGAGGAGATCGTCCACCTGATCGCGCTGCAGCGATGGCCGGAGGTCGTGGGTCTCGGTGCTCCCGCCGTTGATCTCCTGGTGCCCCGGCTCGGCGACCTTGATCCGGCGGTGCAGGCCGGAGCAATGGAGGCGCTGGCCGGCATCGGGGCCCCTGCGGTTCCCTCGCTGCTCCTCCTGCTCGGTAGAAAGGCGCTCCGCGATCCGGCGGTAGAGACGCTTGTCGCGATCGGGGATGCGGCGGTGGAACCGCTGATCCGGGCACTGGAGAAGACCCGGCTCCGGAAGACGGCTGCAGGAGCACTGGTCAGGATCGGGGGTTCTGCGGCCGGCGCGCTCGTCCCGGTTCTCGGGCACCCCGAGATCGGGCAGACGGCAGCCGGGATCCTCGAGGCGATGGGGGAGGATGCCTTCGATGCCCTGGTCGAGGCGCTCGGGAGCGACGATGCCCTGATCCGGCAGCGGGCGGGAGATGTACTCGTCGGTCTCGGGGAAGCGGTTGCGGCCCCCCTCATCGGGGCGCTGGGGAACCCCGGCGATGCCGTCAGGCTCGGGGCAATCGACGTCCTCACCCGCCTCGGGAGCCCGGTCACCGATCTGCTTACGCAGGCGCTCAACGATGGACGCTACCTGGTGCGGCTGGGCGCGGCGGAGGTTCTCGGCAGGGCCGGATGGGAGCCGCGGACCGAGAGCGAGACCGTCTGCTACCTGATCGCGAAGGAGCAGTGGGCTTCCGTCGCCGGGATCGGGCCCGGTGCGGTCGAGCCCCTGATCCGGACGCTCAACGATCCCGACAGTGCAATCCAGGTGGGCGCGGCACGAGCACTCGGGATGATCGGGGCTCCTGCAGTCGCGAGGCTGATCGATGAGCTTCGCACCGAGCAGGACGGCACGCAGAGAAAGGCGGTCGAGGCGCTCAAGATGATCGGTGAACCGGCAGTCATTCCGCTCATCGACGCTCTCCAGGATCGCGACTGGCAGATCCGCCTGGGTGCGGCGCGGGCGCTCGTCGGCATCGGGGATCCGGCCGTCGAACCGCTGGTTCGGGCTCTCTGCGTCGCTCCCCCGGCAATCCGGATGGGAGCGGCCGCGACGCTCGGCAAGATCGGGAACCCGGCGGCCATCGAGCCGCTGATCGACGCGCTCCTGCACGACGACCAGCGCCTGGAGCGTGTCGTGGTGCGGGCGCTCGGGCTGATGGGCGAACCGGCGGTCAGGCCGCTCCTGCGTCTTCTCAGGGACGGGAACGAGGCGTCCCGGAAGGGTGCGGTGGCGGCGCTCGTGCTGATCGGCGAACCCGCGGCACGCCTGCTCCCCGGTGCGCTCGCCGACGAGCATTTCCGTGTCCGTGCCGGGGTCGCGGACGCCCTCGACCGCCTGGGATGGTCGCCACCGGAGGAGGAGACGATCGTCTACCTGATCGCAAAGGAGCGATGGGGCGATCTCGCCCGGGCAGGAACGGCCGCGGTCGAACTGCTGGTGCGCGTGCTTGACGATCGCGACGACAGCATCCGGCGGCGGGCGGCGATGATCCTCGGCGAGATCGGCGACCCGCGTGCGGTTCCGGGGCTCATGAACCTCCTCCACGACGACTACTACAGTGTCCGGCGGGAGGCCGCGGCGGCGCTCATCACCATAGGAGCCCCGGCGGTGGATCCGGTCGTCTCCGCACTCGGCGACCCGGACGGCGATGTCCGGAAACGTGCGGCGGACGTGCTCTCTGAGATCGGGGATGCACGGGCAATCGCTCCTCTCGAGCGCATCTTCGACGACGAGGACTGGTACGCCCGGAAAGCCGCCGAGAATGCTGTGGAGCGGATCCGGGCGCGGGCGGGGGATGAGACGGGCGACCTGTAG
- a CDS encoding helix-turn-helix domain-containing protein, producing the protein MEMRRVQLRKPEEIWGLADPEQQSKTRQDAIEDGDLIEITRMGRDLGITLPLAVSARVAESMVPFPNIPQETVTENLWDTLHAFRARACTTTEGVFEFQVSLYQNGLVPTLTFKAAVSPGDDGEPVITIMLPDENWETIGCDHRYNAGDAMLTVDDVASTLNFTPGRIREFIREERIPAVKCGGTWRIKRSELTRIMNEGF; encoded by the coding sequence ATGGAGATGCGAAGAGTGCAATTGCGGAAACCGGAAGAGATCTGGGGGCTTGCCGACCCGGAACAGCAGAGCAAGACACGCCAGGACGCCATCGAGGACGGCGATCTGATCGAGATCACCCGTATGGGAAGGGATCTGGGCATCACCCTTCCCCTTGCGGTCTCGGCACGGGTCGCAGAGAGCATGGTTCCGTTCCCGAATATCCCGCAGGAGACTGTTACGGAGAACCTCTGGGACACCCTTCATGCGTTCAGGGCCAGAGCCTGCACGACGACCGAGGGAGTGTTCGAGTTTCAGGTCAGTCTCTACCAGAACGGCCTTGTTCCCACCCTGACCTTCAAGGCCGCGGTCTCCCCGGGGGACGACGGCGAACCGGTCATCACCATCATGCTGCCCGACGAGAACTGGGAGACGATCGGGTGCGACCACCGCTATAATGCAGGCGACGCAATGCTCACCGTCGACGACGTTGCCTCGACCCTGAACTTCACTCCCGGGCGGATCCGGGAGTTCATCCGGGAGGAGCGGATTCCGGCGGTCAAGTGCGGAGGCACCTGGCGGATCAAGCGCTCGGAACTCACCCGGATCATGAACGAAGGGTTCTGA
- a CDS encoding PIN domain-containing protein, with amino-acid sequence MNDAVIREDELQVLINGLDEIRVTYPLYEGDILVARPEGAGYSLELPASRETFQDWIAEYEQISTELPSYGDLQECMFASGVARYVNQTAFDAMLASYGQLKKAVFFGLDTNLFYHGFASNNPRIDHASYLIVDTVRDEIAYAINRKYPAKTIGEMTALAPDCREYIVELENKRTKRSRKAAYLALKEYRTIRDRATEIAAPGPHTHLSEENDHNIVRALRRFEEERYALPVLLTADIYMADLCMAEGLEYFYFDRPYRLEATTCTASAFRRLLFNIAAVFGFVDCNGIAIFGEYGGKGNDLDELKVRFRDDEAYRAFMRELKICRNLTALGITR; translated from the coding sequence ATGAACGATGCGGTCATCCGGGAGGACGAACTGCAGGTTCTCATCAACGGCCTCGACGAGATCCGCGTCACGTACCCGCTCTACGAGGGCGATATCCTGGTCGCACGTCCAGAAGGAGCCGGATATTCACTCGAACTGCCCGCGTCCCGCGAGACCTTCCAGGACTGGATCGCCGAATACGAGCAGATCTCCACGGAGCTTCCCTCTTATGGCGATCTCCAGGAGTGCATGTTTGCAAGCGGGGTCGCCCGTTACGTGAACCAGACCGCCTTTGATGCGATGCTCGCATCCTACGGACAGCTCAAGAAGGCCGTCTTCTTCGGCCTGGATACGAACCTCTTCTACCACGGGTTTGCATCGAACAACCCCCGGATCGATCACGCCTCGTACCTGATCGTCGATACCGTCCGGGACGAGATCGCGTATGCCATCAATCGCAAGTACCCGGCAAAGACGATCGGGGAGATGACGGCACTGGCGCCCGACTGCCGGGAATATATCGTGGAACTCGAGAACAAGCGGACGAAGCGGTCGCGCAAAGCGGCGTATCTCGCGCTGAAGGAGTACCGCACCATCCGCGACCGGGCGACGGAGATTGCGGCGCCGGGCCCGCATACGCACCTCTCCGAGGAGAACGACCATAACATCGTCCGGGCGCTCAGAAGGTTCGAGGAGGAGCGGTACGCCCTCCCGGTTCTCCTGACCGCCGACATCTACATGGCCGACCTCTGCATGGCCGAGGGGCTCGAGTACTTCTACTTCGACCGCCCATATAGGTTGGAGGCAACAACCTGCACGGCGTCGGCGTTCCGGCGGCTGCTCTTCAACATCGCCGCCGTCTTCGGGTTCGTCGACTGCAACGGCATCGCGATCTTCGGGGAGTACGGCGGGAAGGGCAACGACCTCGACGAACTGAAGGTCCGTTTCCGGGACGACGAGGCGTACCGTGCATTCATGAGGGAACTCAAGATATGCAGAAACCTTACGGCACTCGGCATAACGCGGTAG
- a CDS encoding HAD family hydrolase, producing the protein MQKPYGTRHNAVEAILCDMDNTLFDLVGAMREACRCVIDHLGTGDPEALFSQFLRGIHGFEDHENIRDYMSELGVYEPGTFEVCCRTYEDVKLGLVEAYPGVEETLRGLRDAGISLAVVTDAEAPQARRRLDKTGLIDYFETVVTPEVSGRRKPEPDSLLYALQRLDASPARAMMVGDSLIRDIAPGRHLGMVTAFAAYGDWRDGSVTDIKADIVLAEFAELAGHVGITGR; encoded by the coding sequence ATGCAGAAACCTTACGGCACTCGGCATAACGCGGTAGAGGCAATCCTCTGCGATATGGACAACACCCTCTTCGACCTTGTCGGAGCAATGCGGGAGGCGTGCCGGTGCGTGATCGATCATCTCGGAACCGGCGACCCGGAAGCGCTCTTTTCGCAATTTCTCCGGGGAATTCACGGGTTCGAGGATCACGAGAACATACGCGACTACATGAGCGAACTCGGGGTCTATGAGCCCGGAACGTTCGAGGTCTGCTGCCGCACCTACGAGGACGTGAAACTCGGTCTGGTCGAAGCCTACCCGGGCGTCGAGGAGACGCTCCGGGGCCTCCGGGACGCCGGGATCTCTCTCGCGGTCGTGACCGACGCGGAGGCGCCCCAGGCACGCCGGCGGCTCGATAAGACCGGGCTCATCGACTACTTCGAGACCGTGGTGACCCCGGAGGTCTCGGGCAGGCGGAAACCGGAACCCGACTCCCTCCTCTACGCTCTCCAGCGGCTCGATGCCTCCCCGGCGCGGGCGATGATGGTGGGGGACAGCCTGATCCGCGACATCGCACCGGGGAGGCATCTCGGGATGGTGACCGCGTTCGCCGCCTACGGCGACTGGCGCGACGGCAGCGTGACGGATATAAAGGCCGATATCGTTCTGGCCGAGTTCGCCGAACTCGCGGGCCACGTGGGCATTACGGGCCGGTGA